CTAACAGTAAAATAAACCAATCCATTAGTAATTTTAATTTATCTTTTGTGCCACAAGCTGAAAATTGGCAAGCAACTGCCGACGTATTTTATAGTTCAGATTTTCGCAACTGGAATAACGTCGCGAGTAATGTACCAATAATGACACTAACAAATAATGAAAATCAAGTTTTGTCCTTAATCGATATTAGTTTTCGACCATACTCATCTTATAAAAATTGGCTAATCACATTATCTTCACAAAACCCGATACCAGCATTAGCCCACGTGACAGCATCATCAAATAGTGCGATAACCAATAATGCGCTTTATCCGATCGATGTTCCATTAGCGCAATTCGATAACCAAACTGCGATCTATACCTTACCTAACATTATGCCAATTAAAGAGTTCAGTATTGAATTATACCATGCAGGTAGCGTATTACCGGTCAGCATTTACTACAAAGCAAATCTAAATGATCAAGACTGGACTAAGTTAGAAGATCGTATTATTCGCAAAACGGACAACTACGAAGAGCCGGCACGAATTAAATTAAACGGTCGTTTAATCGCTGCGCTAAAATTTGTCGCGATCAATAGTGTCTTTGATGAGGCTCCCAAACTAATTGCTTATCGAAACAAAGTCGATTTAATATTTAATAGTGCCAATAATGCCCCTTTTATTCTAGCATGGGGAGCGGCACAGCCTAAAACTGCAGCATTACCAAGTTCAGCGCTATTATCAGCACGTGATTCCGAACAATCATTACCACTCGCATTTATTGGCAATCCTGTTAAGTTAGCAGGTAAAGATGTGCTAATAGTCGACAAGGAGACTAAATCATCAATTTTCGCCGATTGGATAATTTGGGTAGGCTTGATTGCTGGAGCGGGTATCTTGGTACTATTAGCTTTCAAACTATTTATTGAAGTTAAAAAACAAGATGAGTAAGTGGCAATAAGTTGAGTAAAATAAAATGGTAACAAATAACCACTACGGTCTATCAGTAGTGGTTATCTTTATATCAATTATTTTTTAATAAAATTATCTTTTATTAAATTAATAAAATCATTCCCTTTGCCCTCTAATGTTGCTTTGGCACTGTATAGCGCCATTCCTTTAACTTCGCTCATGGTCGTCACTGGTGGCATAATAAGTTCATTGGCGCTGGTGTGTACATCCAAAAGCGCAGGACCATCATGAGCCAATAATTGCTTAACAGCGTGTTCTAGCTCTTGAGCATTAGTCACTTGCTGCCCATAAAATCCTATACTTTCAGCTAATTTAGCTAAATTTGGGTTGTTAAGATCAGTATAGCGCTCAACTAAACCTTCTCCTTTTTGCTCTAATTCAACAAAATTAAGAGAGTGATTATTTAACACAACAACTTTAATTGGCAGCTTTTCCTGAATTGCCGTCAATAAATCGCCAAGTAACATTGCTAGTCCACCATCACCCGATATCGAAATAACTTGTTTTTGTGGATATGCCTTTTGTAATCCCAAGGCTTGAGGCATTGCATTTGCCATCGTACCGTGTTTTAAGCTAGTCATGGTTCTACGCTTGCCATTAACATGAATGTGTCTTGATAACCACACCATTGAAGAGCCCACATCAGCGGTAAAAATAGCATCATCACTCGCATAACGATCTAATAAATCGACTAAATATTGAGGATGAATCAGTCCCTCATTTGAGGCGACAATTTTTTTATCTAGCTTAGCAACCGCTTTTTGATACAGCGCTACATATTTATCTAAAAAAGTATGATCATGCCTTGACGTTAATAATGGCATTAATGCTTGCAATGTTGCTTTGACATCGGCAACCACGCCACAATCAACAGGATGGCGTAAACCAATACGGGTTGCATCATGATCAACTTGAATAATGGTTGCATTATCCGGATAAAATTGCGACCAAGCGAAGCCACATCCTAAAATGAGTAATGTATCGCATGACTTGATCATTTCAAAACCGCCTTTGGTACCAAACATGCCTGTCATGCCAACATTATACGGATTATCATGCTCAATAAAATCTTTCGCCCTCGAAGTGTGGGCAATCGGTGCATTGAGTAGTTCTGCAAGTTTAACGACTTCATCATGAGCGTATCGGCAGCCGATCCCTGCATAAATGCCGATATTTTTCCCCTTTTCTAGCAATTCCACCGCTTTTTTTAGTTCAGTAATATCAGGCGACAAATGTGGTCGCGATTGCTGAGGTAAATAACCAACAACATCCTCAACCTCGGTTTTACTGATATCAACAGGTAAAATAATTACCGCGACACCCCGCTGATTAATAGCAGCTTGTACTGCTGCGGTAAATATCCGCCGAGCGCTATGAGCGTTGACAACTTGCTGACAAAATACTGAACAGTTTTTATAGATATTTGTAAAATCAACTTCTTGAGGAAAATCAGAACCTAAAGTATCTGTAGGTAGCTGACTGGCGATGAGAATAACTGGAGCACCATTGCGCTGTGCTTCATAAATACCATTGATAAAATGTAGACTTCCCGGCCCGCAAGATCCCGCGCAAGCCGTTAATCGATCAGTGACAAACGCTTCAGCACCAGCAGCAAATGCGCCAACTTCTTCATGCCTTACGTGTACCCACTCAATGTTGCTATGATAAATCGCTTCTGTCACATGATTTAATGTGTCACCAACCACTCCATAACAGTGCTTAACTCCCGCTTCAGATAAGACGTCAATTAATATCTGAGCTACCTTTTTCTTTGTAGCCATATCTCTAACTCCTCATACCTTGTTTAGCATATCGATAACAATATTTAAACTCATTATATAAACTTAAGCAACTATAAATACTTAGTCAAATTTATTATTTTATACAAAAAGATTGATATTATTTAATTAGTTATATGGACTCGTTAAGTGGCTATTGGCAGGCGGTTTGACTAACCAAACTCGACCATAATGATTATAATAACCTGCTTGATGACCCGCTTGCTCGCCTATTCCTTGATAAATATCCAAATGTTGTCCTTTTATCGCTCCGCCAACATCTAATGCAACCATTAAGCGTAATTCTCGTTGCCCATTATATATTCCTTTATGGTTAAGTAATGGGACGTCGACCAACATCACCGAACCGGCTGGAATAATCGATTGGTCAGATGCGACAGAGGCTTTAGCAATTAGCGGGATTCCAGTTGAGCCAACAACAGAACCACGATCTTGAGGCTGAAAAAAAACAACCGATGCATTTTGTTTTAATAAATTAGCTACGGTTTGTTCATTTTGCTTATCAGCCCAAGCTTTAATCGCTTGTATAGACATTTTATCGCGCCCAATTTCGCCCTGCTCAACAAGCAACCTACCAATACTTTTATAAGGATGACCATTTTTGCCGCTATAACCAAAAAAAACGAGTGATTGGTTATTTTCAAAATCGATGTAACCGCTACCTTGAACTTCCATAATAAAGTTATCTATTAATGATTGTGTATAAGCAAGTTCTAGATTTCTCCCATCAAATACGCCACTATAAATTTCTTCTCTAGTCGGTAACGTTCCTTGCCAATTAAGGGGACTCGCATAGAGAGGGTAACGAAATCGTGCATCGGGTTTACGTCTCGCTTTAATCACTGGAGTATAATAACCAGTCAGATGAACATTGCCCATATCATCCTTACCTAAAAGTTGATAGCTGCTTAAACCAACTTGATTCAACTCATTAGTCGTAAAACCAGATTTTATCCACTGTTCGATCGCTTGATAAATCGCCTTATTTTTTTTATACAATGATGGCGAAGTTTGTTTAATAATACTAACTTGCTCCAAATAATCATCGACATTAACCGGTATACCAAGATGAGGCTGAGATAAATTAAAATTAGCAGGTAGCGGTCCATCTAAATATTGTTGTCCTTGCTCTATTGGATAATGGCTGCAACCACTCACCATTGTTACTATAGTTAAGATTAAAAAGCTAAAATAAGTTGAGGTGAATTTGGTAAGATATTTATTTGTCATTTTTCGATACTCATAAAATTGGTACAAAAAGTAGAAGAGCACTGATTATAAGGTCATTACTATAATGATTTTTACATCATAAAAAAATCTAATCATTATTCTACATAAAAATATTGATATCACTATATAGAGCAATTAATATCATTGAGCTATTAATAAAATTACTCAAGGAACAAAGATACCATGAATTCAGTTAATCATACTGGGTCTTCACAAGAAAATAAACTTAAACGTAATTTATCTAATCGACATATTCAACTCATTGCGATTAGTGGCGCGATTGGTACTGGATTATTCATGGGCTCGGGTAAAACAATTAGCCTAGCGGGCC
The genomic region above belongs to Orbaceae bacterium lpD02 and contains:
- a CDS encoding DUF3999 family protein, whose amino-acid sequence is MKMIRCAVACVSLVLSLNTWANQESTDNYAFGAELRLSNLESMFSRVELDKQVYTQTTSPMLDDIRVFNRNGQTVPFTLINVYDKAENKQQFDMTIYPINKDNLIAETNDSHHNYAISIHGQDINVNIDQLHNSTDKYTATYLLQVPTNSKINQSISNFNLSFVPQAENWQATADVFYSSDFRNWNNVASNVPIMTLTNNENQVLSLIDISFRPYSSYKNWLITLSSQNPIPALAHVTASSNSAITNNALYPIDVPLAQFDNQTAIYTLPNIMPIKEFSIELYHAGSVLPVSIYYKANLNDQDWTKLEDRIIRKTDNYEEPARIKLNGRLIAALKFVAINSVFDEAPKLIAYRNKVDLIFNSANNAPFILAWGAAQPKTAALPSSALLSARDSEQSLPLAFIGNPVKLAGKDVLIVDKETKSSIFADWIIWVGLIAGAGILVLLAFKLFIEVKKQDE
- a CDS encoding thiamine pyrophosphate-binding protein, producing MATKKKVAQILIDVLSEAGVKHCYGVVGDTLNHVTEAIYHSNIEWVHVRHEEVGAFAAGAEAFVTDRLTACAGSCGPGSLHFINGIYEAQRNGAPVILIASQLPTDTLGSDFPQEVDFTNIYKNCSVFCQQVVNAHSARRIFTAAVQAAINQRGVAVIILPVDISKTEVEDVVGYLPQQSRPHLSPDITELKKAVELLEKGKNIGIYAGIGCRYAHDEVVKLAELLNAPIAHTSRAKDFIEHDNPYNVGMTGMFGTKGGFEMIKSCDTLLILGCGFAWSQFYPDNATIIQVDHDATRIGLRHPVDCGVVADVKATLQALMPLLTSRHDHTFLDKYVALYQKAVAKLDKKIVASNEGLIHPQYLVDLLDRYASDDAIFTADVGSSMVWLSRHIHVNGKRRTMTSLKHGTMANAMPQALGLQKAYPQKQVISISGDGGLAMLLGDLLTAIQEKLPIKVVVLNNHSLNFVELEQKGEGLVERYTDLNNPNLAKLAESIGFYGQQVTNAQELEHAVKQLLAHDGPALLDVHTSANELIMPPVTTMSEVKGMALYSAKATLEGKGNDFINLIKDNFIKK
- the mltA gene encoding murein transglycosylase A; amino-acid sequence: MTNKYLTKFTSTYFSFLILTIVTMVSGCSHYPIEQGQQYLDGPLPANFNLSQPHLGIPVNVDDYLEQVSIIKQTSPSLYKKNKAIYQAIEQWIKSGFTTNELNQVGLSSYQLLGKDDMGNVHLTGYYTPVIKARRKPDARFRYPLYASPLNWQGTLPTREEIYSGVFDGRNLELAYTQSLIDNFIMEVQGSGYIDFENNQSLVFFGYSGKNGHPYKSIGRLLVEQGEIGRDKMSIQAIKAWADKQNEQTVANLLKQNASVVFFQPQDRGSVVGSTGIPLIAKASVASDQSIIPAGSVMLVDVPLLNHKGIYNGQRELRLMVALDVGGAIKGQHLDIYQGIGEQAGHQAGYYNHYGRVWLVKPPANSHLTSPYN